A genomic segment from Triticum dicoccoides isolate Atlit2015 ecotype Zavitan chromosome 1A, WEW_v2.0, whole genome shotgun sequence encodes:
- the LOC119350372 gene encoding uncharacterized protein LOC119350372: protein MTQNRAKWTARYEKGLVEVLTEYNLSHYRGQNGWTTEGWNQVVKELNNLYPEARFTKDQVQDKEAQLKKHYKNIKLIVNRSGISWNDIACVINTTPEKWEEIIAEDPKLKMYEGKSFPLYEALGVLYEGHIAQGRHCLTSRKPPIGTKTGSNFGAKDKMVASTSKKNTRHGRDDNVRTSSIIDINDTPTLDDVDERENTVNDEEELGSEDADGDQPQISESSAKGKKTKKQKGATSVQRLEDSMMAYVNFKKDQASKKEKVSQQGKQPSITECLQVLNDMDDVPDEVKIFASDVFKDAVNREIFLGYNSRLRRMWLKKEVNKISPQPPPCKYHYVGFLHFFSPLKISL, encoded by the exons ATGACGCAAAATAGGGCTAAGTGGACAGCAAGGTATGAGAAAGGTCTCGTGGAGGTACTTACAGAGTACAACCTATCTCATTACCGTGGCCAAAATGGGTGGACTACCGAAGGATGGAATCAAGTTGTCAAGGAACTGAACAATTTATATCCAGAGGCAAGGTTTACCAAGGATCAGGTTCAAGATAAGGAAGCTCAGTTGaaaaagcactacaaaaatatcaaGTTGATAGTCAACCGCTCTGGAATATCATGGAATGATATTGCATGTGTGATCAACACCACGCCTGAAAAATGGGAAGAGATCATTGCA GAGGACCCAAAGCTCAAAATGTATGAAGGAAAGAGCTTTCCATTGTACGAGGCATTGGGTGTGCTCTATGAAGGACACATTGCGCAAGGAAGACACTGCCTCACATCAAGGAAGCCTCCGATTGGCACAAAAACAGGTAGCAACTTTGGAGCGAAGGATAAGATGGTTGCAAGCACTAGCAAGAAAAATACAAGACATGGAAGAGATGACAACGTAAGGACTTCTTCAATAATTGACATCAATGATACTCCTACATTAGAtgatgtggatgaaagagagaacaCTGTCAATGACGAGGAAGAATTAGGCAGTGAAGATGCTGATGGCGATCAACCACAAATAAGTGAATCAAGTGCAAAAGGGAAAAAAACTAAGAAACAAAAAGGTGCCACATCTGTACAGCGGCTTGAAGATTCCATGATGGCTTATGTGAATTTCAAGAAAGATCAAGCTTCCAAGAAGGAAAAAGTGTCACAGCAAGGAAAACAACCCTCAATTACAGAATGCTTGCAGGTCTTGAATGACATGGATGATGTTCCCGACGAGGTCAAAATCTTTGCCTCTGATGTTTTCAAGGATGCAGTAAATCGTGAGATTTTCCTGGGTTACAACTCAAGATTGCGGCGTATGTGGCTAAAGAAGGAAGTCAACAAGATTAGTCCTCAGCCTCCTCCTTGTAAGTACCATTATGTTGGTTTTCTGCATTTCTTCTCCCCACTAAAGATAAGTTTGTAA